The following proteins are co-located in the Paenibacillus sp. JNUCC32 genome:
- a CDS encoding cyclic-di-AMP receptor: MKLIVAIVQDKDSNRLSAALVKANFRATKLASTGGFLKAGNTTFMIGVDDSQVESVLSVIRTSCKVREQLVTPVTPMSGTTDSYLPLPVEVQVGGATVFVLPVERFEHF; encoded by the coding sequence ATGAAATTGATTGTTGCGATTGTCCAGGATAAAGATAGCAACCGTCTCTCCGCCGCATTGGTCAAAGCTAACTTTCGGGCGACAAAGCTTGCAAGTACGGGCGGCTTTCTGAAGGCGGGGAACACCACCTTTATGATTGGGGTAGACGATTCACAGGTTGAAAGTGTGCTCAGCGTCATTCGCACAAGCTGTAAGGTCCGCGAACAGCTGGTCACTCCGGTAACCCCTATGAGCGGTACAACCGATTCCTATTTGCCGCTTCCGGTTGAAGTGCAGGTTGGCGGCGCAACGGTATTTGTACTCCCTGTAGAACGTTTCGAGCATTTCTAA
- the tmk gene encoding dTMP kinase, with amino-acid sequence MNNRRPLFITVEGGEGSGKTTMMGRLAAFMQNHSIPYLITREPGGIDIAEKIRSIILDPEHTAMDARTEALLYAAARRQHLVEKVEPALRQGLTVLCDRFVDSSLVYQGYARGLGMEEVWSINQFAIDTRMPDLTLLFDIEPRIGLSRIAANAEREWNRLDMENLTFHEKVREGYLLVAERNLDRIRIVDASKTPAQVEREMNRHLEDAILKDF; translated from the coding sequence ATGAATAATCGCAGACCACTATTTATTACCGTAGAAGGAGGAGAAGGTTCCGGTAAGACGACCATGATGGGCAGACTCGCTGCCTTTATGCAGAATCATTCGATCCCGTATCTGATTACCCGCGAGCCCGGAGGCATAGACATCGCCGAGAAGATCCGCTCCATTATTCTGGATCCGGAGCACACCGCGATGGATGCACGCACAGAAGCATTGTTATACGCGGCAGCCCGCCGCCAGCATCTTGTGGAGAAGGTGGAGCCGGCATTAAGGCAGGGATTGACCGTCCTATGCGACCGATTCGTGGACAGCAGCCTGGTTTACCAGGGGTATGCGCGAGGATTGGGCATGGAAGAGGTATGGAGCATCAATCAGTTCGCCATTGATACCCGGATGCCGGATCTGACGCTGTTATTCGATATCGAGCCGAGGATCGGCCTGTCAAGGATCGCGGCGAATGCAGAACGGGAATGGAATCGACTGGATATGGAGAACCTGACATTTCACGAGAAAGTTAGGGAAGGCTATCTATTGGTAGCAGAGCGTAATCTGGATCGAATTCGCATCGTGGATGCTTCCAAGACGCCCGCGCAGGTCGAAAGGGAAATGAATCGTCACTTGGAAGACGCGATATTAAAGGATTTTTGA
- a CDS encoding aminotransferase class I/II-fold pyridoxal phosphate-dependent enzyme, whose product MTTHRERAPLTEALRLYRERGASSFHVPGHKNGRAYGAEGDAAEMLREAMRIDVTEITGTDDLFHPEGVIQEAQELAADCFGAEESFFLVGGSTAGNLALILTVCREPGDLVLVQRNVHKSVLNGLMLAGARAVFLQPELDKQSGLAVAPSEATLTAALEAFPEAKGAIITMPNYYGMGSDIRPLAEACHKRGVPLLVDEAHGAHYGQHPQLPMNALSCGADGVVQSTHKMLAAMTMGAMLHVQGGLLDRSLLRQRLAMVQSSSPSYPLMASLDLARRLLHTQGAGAFTAGLAAVDAFRRGLAKLPRFGLLQPPQPMEGAAGTSAAAYTRQDPFKAVIYDRTGALSGYALQRALEAHGCVPEMSDELRVVLLFTLGSTREDANHVLWALVHIVEQGEKTDETGMEPGTAAENTELLIRKLREQGDFARYERPGIHLNEGSSHFNVDANLLTEENSVSDVSTWNNLLRQAPYSAPVPFSLKPIDKERLESVPLAKSAGRKAAEMVIPYPPGIPILYPGEDITAEMEQRMLALRMAGAKCQGITDPTLQTIVVYKET is encoded by the coding sequence ATGACTACACATAGAGAGCGTGCCCCACTTACTGAAGCTTTAAGGTTATACCGGGAACGCGGGGCTTCATCTTTTCATGTACCCGGCCATAAGAACGGCAGGGCATACGGGGCAGAAGGTGACGCAGCGGAGATGCTGCGAGAGGCGATGCGCATCGATGTGACGGAAATTACCGGAACCGATGATTTATTTCATCCGGAAGGCGTGATTCAGGAAGCGCAGGAGCTGGCTGCCGATTGTTTTGGCGCCGAAGAAAGCTTTTTTCTGGTGGGCGGAAGCACGGCCGGCAATCTGGCGCTGATCCTGACGGTATGCCGTGAGCCGGGCGATCTCGTGCTGGTGCAGCGGAACGTACATAAGTCCGTGTTGAACGGATTGATGCTGGCCGGTGCAAGGGCGGTGTTTCTTCAGCCGGAGCTGGACAAGCAGAGCGGTTTAGCCGTTGCCCCATCAGAAGCTACGCTGACAGCGGCTCTTGAGGCCTTCCCTGAGGCCAAGGGAGCGATCATCACGATGCCGAACTATTACGGGATGGGGAGCGACATAAGGCCGCTGGCGGAGGCCTGCCATAAGCGCGGAGTGCCGCTGCTGGTGGACGAAGCGCACGGAGCGCATTACGGGCAGCATCCACAGCTGCCGATGAATGCTTTGTCATGCGGCGCGGACGGCGTGGTCCAATCCACGCACAAGATGTTAGCCGCAATGACGATGGGAGCCATGCTGCATGTACAGGGCGGGCTGCTCGACCGGAGCCTGCTGCGCCAGCGGCTGGCGATGGTGCAAAGCTCCAGCCCCTCGTACCCGCTCATGGCTTCGCTGGATCTGGCACGGCGCCTGCTGCACACGCAGGGCGCAGGCGCCTTCACGGCTGGCCTGGCCGCCGTGGATGCCTTCCGGCGCGGCCTCGCGAAGCTGCCGCGCTTCGGGCTGCTGCAGCCGCCGCAGCCCATGGAAGGCGCCGCGGGCACATCCGCCGCGGCGTACACCCGCCAGGACCCGTTCAAGGCGGTCATTTATGACCGCACCGGGGCCCTTAGCGGGTATGCACTACAGCGCGCACTGGAGGCGCACGGCTGCGTGCCGGAGATGAGTGACGAGCTGCGCGTCGTCTTATTGTTTACATTGGGATCGACCCGCGAAGATGCGAATCACGTCTTATGGGCTCTTGTGCATATTGTAGAGCAGGGGGAGAAGACAGATGAGACCGGAATGGAACCAGGCACTGCTGCGGAAAATACGGAATTACTGATCCGGAAATTGCGGGAACAGGGGGATTTCGCGAGGTACGAGCGGCCGGGGATCCACTTGAATGAGGGCTCTTCTCACTTCAATGTCGATGCTAACTTGTTAACTGAAGAAAATTCGGTCTCCGATGTTTCCACGTGGAACAATTTGCTGCGACAGGCTCCATATTCAGCTCCAGTCCCTTTCTCGCTTAAGCCGATTGACAAGGAGCGATTGGAATCGGTGCCGCTAGCAAAGAGCGCCGGGCGAAAGGCGGCCGAGATGGTTATTCCGTATCCGCCAGGCATTCCGATATTATACCCCGGCGAAGACATAACAGCAGAAATGGAACAGAGAATGCTGGCATTGAGGATGGCCGGGGCCAAGTGTCAAGGAATAACCGATCCCACGCTGCAAACCATTGTCGTTTACAAGGAAACGTAA
- a CDS encoding sigma factor G inhibitor Gin, with protein sequence MEELTEHVCIICNQSKTDGITIVSQFVCEECESEIVHTSAEDAKYHFFIRQLKQIAMPKNA encoded by the coding sequence ATGGAAGAATTGACCGAACACGTGTGTATCATATGCAATCAGTCGAAGACCGATGGAATCACCATTGTATCGCAATTCGTATGCGAGGAATGTGAATCGGAAATCGTCCATACCAGTGCGGAAGATGCCAAATATCATTTTTTTATCCGTCAATTAAAACAGATTGCGATGCCGAAGAATGCATAG